TATCCTTTCGCCCCCATTGCCTCTGCTAATTTTACAAAATCCACACCGTCGTCAAGAACAGTTGCGGAATAACGTTTTTCATAGAACAGATCCTGCCACTGGCGTACCATTCCAAGGACATGATTGTTGACGATTACTTCGATCAGCGGCAGTTTTTCGCGCGCCGCGGTTGCGATTTCATTCATGTTCATTCTGAAACAGCCGTCACCTGCAATGTTTATCACCTGTTTATCCGGATTGCCGATCTGTGCACCGATCGCAGCTCCAAGTCCATAACCCATCGTTCCGAGTCCGCCGGATGATAAAAAGGTACGCGGGTTTTTGTATTTGTAATACTGTGCTGCCCACATCTGATGCTGTCCGACTTCTGTCACGATAACTGCATCTCCCTTTGTCGCACGGTAGATCTCCTCCATCAGATATGGACCACTGAGTCCCTCTTTCGGATAAGTGAGCGGATATTTTTCTTTCAGATCCATGATCTCTCCGATCCATTCCGGATGACTCTGTGCATCTAATTTTTCATTGACACGGATCAGAATCTCTTTTAAATCCCCGATCACACTGGCATCCACCTGGATATTTTTATTGATTTCTGCCGCATCCACATCAAACTGTAAAATTTTTGCCTGTGATGCAAATTTCTTAGCATTTCCAAGAACACGGTCTGAGAAACGGACACCAACTGCGATCAGAAGATCACACTCACTGACACCAAGGTTGGATGTCTTTGTTCCATGCATGCCGAGCATTCCGGTATAAAGATCATCTGTTCCGTCAAATGCTCCTTTTCCCATCAATGTATCACAGACCGGAGCATTTACTTTCCCTGCAAACTCTTTTAATTCTTCCGATGCACCGGAGATCACTGCACCGCCGCCGACAAAGATATACGGTTTCTTTGCCGCCTTTATCATGGAAACCGCTGTATCAACATCTTTTTCGCAGATTGTATCTGTGACCCTTGCGATCGGTTTCGGCTCCACCGAAGTGTATTCCGTCTTTGCCGCTGTGATATCTTTTGGGATATCCACTAAAACCGGTCCCGGACGTCCTGTCTGTGCGATCTTAAATGCACGCCGGATCGTATCTGCAAGTTTTGTAACATCCTTTACAATAAAGTTATGCTTTGTAATCGGCATTGTGATTCCCGCAATGTCGATCTCCTGAAAACTGTCTTTTCCAAGAAGCGGTACGGTAACGTTGCAGGTAATTGCAACGACCGGAACCGAGTCCATATAAGCGGTTGCGATTCCAGTTACAAGGTTCGTTGCACCCGGGCCTGACGTTGCAAAGCACACACCGACTTTTCCAGTACTTCGCGCATATCCGTCCGCTGCATGGGATGCTCCCTGCTCATGTGATGTCAGCACATGCCGGATTTCTCCCTGATGTTTATATAATTCATCATATACATTTAAAATGGCACCGCCCGGATAACCAAAAACTGTATCAACACCCTGTTCTTTCAGGCATTCGATCACGATCTGGGCACCTGTTAACTGCATATTATTCCTCCATTCCACTGCCATTCTCATCTGTTTTTAATTTCTACATCATCAGATGCTTCTTTTACAACATATGACTTTTCGAATGACAACTTTTGTATTTCTTTTTTATTTCTGTTCTTCCGGCAATGCTAAAATAGCACCTCTGTTGCCGGAAGTTACTAACGATGCGTAGCGTTTCAGATAACCTGTCGTTACCTTTGGCTCTCTCGGCTGCCATTTTGCTTTTCTTGCTGCCATTTCTTCGTCTGAAACTGCAATCTCTAATTTCATCTCCGGAATATTGATACGGATGATATCGCCCTCTTCCACAAGTGCGATCGGTCCGCCGACTGCTGCCTCCGGTGACACATGTCCGATGGAAGCTCCACGGCTTGCGCCGGAAAAACGTCCGTCTGTGATCAATGCTACGGATGAGCCAAGTCCCATACCTGCGATCGCTGAAGTTGGATTTAACATTTCACGCATACCAGGTCCGCCTTTTGGTCCCTCGTAACGGATCACAACCACGTCACCGGCAACGATCTTACCGCCTTTGATCGCAGCAATCGCATCTTCCTCACAGTCAAATACTCTCGCCGGTCCCTCATGCACCATCATCTCATCACAGACTGCGGAACGTTTTACAACGCTTCCGTCCGGTGCAAGATTTCCTTTTAATACAGCAAGACCACCTGTTTTACTATATGGATTATCGACTGGTCTGATGACTTCCGGATTCTTATTTACCGCATTGGCAATATTTTCGCCC
The Roseburia rectibacter DNA segment above includes these coding regions:
- the ilvB gene encoding biosynthetic-type acetolactate synthase large subunit — encoded protein: MQLTGAQIVIECLKEQGVDTVFGYPGGAILNVYDELYKHQGEIRHVLTSHEQGASHAADGYARSTGKVGVCFATSGPGATNLVTGIATAYMDSVPVVAITCNVTVPLLGKDSFQEIDIAGITMPITKHNFIVKDVTKLADTIRRAFKIAQTGRPGPVLVDIPKDITAAKTEYTSVEPKPIARVTDTICEKDVDTAVSMIKAAKKPYIFVGGGAVISGASEELKEFAGKVNAPVCDTLMGKGAFDGTDDLYTGMLGMHGTKTSNLGVSECDLLIAVGVRFSDRVLGNAKKFASQAKILQFDVDAAEINKNIQVDASVIGDLKEILIRVNEKLDAQSHPEWIGEIMDLKEKYPLTYPKEGLSGPYLMEEIYRATKGDAVIVTEVGQHQMWAAQYYKYKNPRTFLSSGGLGTMGYGLGAAIGAQIGNPDKQVINIAGDGCFRMNMNEIATAAREKLPLIEVIVNNHVLGMVRQWQDLFYEKRYSATVLDDGVDFVKLAEAMGAKGYRVTSQEEFKEAFKEALESEVPVLIDCIINCDDKVWPMVAPGEAISSSFTGEDLAKKQQS